One segment of Eretmochelys imbricata isolate rEreImb1 chromosome 5, rEreImb1.hap1, whole genome shotgun sequence DNA contains the following:
- the LOC144264928 gene encoding avidin-like, with protein MGKIGFSLLLALALVTVGTSSERKCDLSGLWRNELRSLMEIHEVNDAGEFSGDYLTAVTATSNCIRRSPLKGAQHDAKQRGQPTFGFTVNWEKFSNSTTVFVGQCFVDDKGKETLKTMWLLREEVGSPGDGWRATRVGTNVFTRKRNVERGKILQQHSPPCDAPTPTPTAQ; from the exons ATGGGGAAAATCGGCTTCTCCCTGCTCCTCGCCCTGGCTCTGGTGACTGTTGGCACCTCTTCAGAGAGAAAG tgtgacctgtcCGGACTGTGGCGGAATGAGCTGCGCTCGCTGATGGAAATACATGAAGTTAACGATGCAGGAGAATTCTCCGGCGACTACCTCACAGCGGTGACGGCCACCAGCAACTGTATCCGCAGGTCGCCCCTGAAGGGAGCCCAGCATGACGCGAAACAGAGGGGCCAGCCGACCTTCGGCTTCACTGTGAACTGGGAGAAGTTCTCAA ACTCGACAACCGTCTTCGTGGGCCAGTGCTTCGTGGATGATAAAGGGAAGGAAACTCTGAAGACCATGTGGCTGCTGCGTGAGGAGGTTGGATCCCCTGGAGATGGCTGGAGAGCGACCAG ggTCGGCACAAACGTTTTCACCCGGAAACGAAATGTAGAGCGGGGGAAAATCCTTCAGCAGCACTCTCCACCCTGCGATGCTCCAACTCCAACTCCAACAGCACAGTGA